One part of the Pseudemcibacter aquimaris genome encodes these proteins:
- a CDS encoding flagellin: MAFSVNTNASALSALQNLNHSTMELEQIQTRINTGLKVASAKDNAAVYSIAQKLRGDLRGYNAVKQSIDRSISTADIALAAASSISDLLIEMKEKAVAAADAGLDSESRTALSQDFNALRDQITTIVANAEFNGTNLIDSGTDELVAITSPDGQQKVTIAHENLTLGGANVVISATQSITTITDATAAVTDVDDSLANVNAVLTRFGAGSKTLESQKVFAEKIADTIEVGIGNLVDADLARESANLQSTQVKQNLGVQALSIANSAPQSILNLFG, translated from the coding sequence ATGGCTTTTTCCGTTAACACAAATGCGAGTGCGTTAAGCGCGCTTCAAAACTTAAATCATTCCACGATGGAGCTAGAACAAATTCAAACCAGAATTAATACTGGTTTAAAAGTAGCCAGTGCAAAAGATAACGCTGCCGTATATTCAATTGCACAGAAACTACGTGGTGATTTACGGGGCTATAATGCCGTAAAGCAAAGTATTGACCGTTCAATTAGTACGGCGGATATTGCGCTTGCGGCCGCAAGTTCCATTTCGGATTTACTTATTGAAATGAAGGAAAAAGCAGTTGCCGCCGCTGATGCTGGTCTGGATTCAGAAAGCCGTACAGCATTATCACAGGATTTTAACGCTTTACGTGATCAGATTACGACAATTGTTGCCAATGCAGAATTTAACGGAACCAACCTTATTGACAGTGGGACAGATGAACTTGTGGCCATTACAAGTCCGGATGGGCAGCAAAAAGTGACTATTGCTCACGAAAACCTCACTTTAGGTGGCGCGAATGTAGTAATCAGTGCGACCCAATCAATCACGACAATCACGGATGCTACGGCGGCGGTTACCGATGTTGACGATTCACTTGCCAATGTGAATGCAGTGCTGACACGCTTTGGTGCGGGCAGTAAAACGCTTGAATCCCAGAAAGTATTCGCTGAAAAAATTGCCGATACAATTGAAGTAGGTATCGGAAATCTGGTGGATGCTGATTTGGCAAGGGAAAGTGCGAACTTACAATCGACGCAGGTGAAACAGAACCTTGGCGTTCAGGCGTTATCAATTGCAAATTCGGCACCGCAGTCCATTTTGAACTTGTTTGGATAG
- a CDS encoding xanthine dehydrogenase family protein molybdopterin-binding subunit, producing the protein MAEKLIGKDFEPQDVRPKVMGTGKYTEDFSKDGMCYMKMLLCPMPSANVTNLDASEALAMPGVLGILTADEVPQVEEPSYPMLTMKPRQLGMPICAIAAESEAIAAEALEKIRVSYEPQPFVLDPLESLYPGGPNALESGNVTGGGEGNKPIHTRKWTARDFAEAGEDKLPMGEAPVEWAVGDVDAAFANAALVIDEPFVTASSSHAALEPRSVLSYWENGKCFIHGSSQSQSWMMPGLARMMQVPVDDIVYIAEYCGGGFGAKASPYPVQGMTAYMAKKLGRPVMLRVTRAEEYHLGGTRPGFQGQVKLAFDANGKMTAADLYIVQSGGPLRGSGDYSSAAGALALVYTPTNMRFRGAAVVTNKPWHVSQRGPGQNQLATVVEPLMDRAAKELGVDRVAIRDINAPGHDVKFSNRNSTVTSVYLKEAYKLGAERFNWDAKKAMSGQRNGNKVIGIGVGSAYHSAGSNGFDGLVSIRPDGKLYVHSGVGNLGTYSYAGTCRAASEVLGSSWENTVVLRGDSRHGLPWTLAQFGSNSTFTNTRTNYAAANKAKAMLQELAAMDLGGEPGDYDVADEKVFNTSDSSKSMTFAQAGQRAIELGGKWDGSEYPDNLHDVTKSAMKIVKGVGLVAAAKDEMPKEGSAAGMAACFCMIELDTDTGKYELLEMQNIADCGTVLHPQGLQQQLRGGAVMGIGEAVFDRMVYDPQNGLCATVGLYQTKPPSILDVPSTIETDAVNQPDPQNPFGVKGIGEPAMGSAAAALLSAISDATGTYFNRTPVDPDMIINALSGRAQSIKPLQVNV; encoded by the coding sequence ATGGCTGAGAAACTAATAGGTAAAGATTTCGAGCCACAAGATGTGCGCCCGAAAGTAATGGGAACCGGTAAATATACCGAAGATTTCAGTAAAGATGGCATGTGCTACATGAAAATGTTGCTTTGTCCGATGCCAAGTGCAAACGTAACAAATCTTGATGCATCAGAAGCACTGGCGATGCCAGGCGTTCTTGGCATTCTTACTGCGGACGAAGTGCCTCAGGTGGAAGAGCCATCATATCCGATGCTAACAATGAAGCCACGCCAACTTGGCATGCCGATTTGTGCGATCGCCGCTGAATCAGAAGCAATCGCCGCTGAAGCACTTGAAAAAATCCGTGTTTCATATGAACCACAACCATTTGTACTTGACCCACTGGAAAGTTTATATCCGGGCGGTCCAAACGCACTTGAAAGCGGTAACGTGACTGGTGGCGGTGAAGGAAACAAGCCGATCCACACACGTAAATGGACAGCACGCGATTTCGCCGAAGCTGGTGAAGATAAATTACCAATGGGTGAAGCACCTGTTGAATGGGCAGTAGGTGACGTTGACGCAGCATTTGCAAACGCTGCACTTGTCATTGACGAACCATTCGTAACCGCAAGTTCATCACACGCGGCACTTGAGCCACGTAGTGTTCTTTCTTACTGGGAAAATGGAAAATGCTTTATCCACGGTTCATCACAATCACAAAGTTGGATGATGCCTGGCCTTGCACGTATGATGCAGGTTCCAGTGGATGACATTGTTTATATCGCTGAATATTGCGGCGGTGGTTTCGGCGCCAAAGCATCCCCATATCCAGTACAGGGTATGACGGCTTATATGGCGAAGAAACTTGGTCGTCCTGTTATGCTTCGTGTTACACGCGCCGAAGAATATCATCTTGGTGGTACGCGTCCAGGCTTCCAAGGACAAGTTAAGCTTGCCTTTGATGCAAACGGTAAAATGACAGCTGCTGACCTATATATCGTACAATCAGGTGGTCCACTTCGCGGTTCTGGTGACTATTCATCAGCGGCGGGTGCACTTGCACTTGTTTATACACCAACAAACATGCGTTTCCGTGGTGCAGCGGTTGTAACCAACAAACCTTGGCACGTATCACAGCGTGGTCCTGGTCAAAACCAACTTGCAACAGTTGTTGAGCCACTCATGGACCGTGCCGCGAAAGAACTTGGTGTTGACCGTGTTGCAATTCGTGACATTAACGCTCCGGGTCATGACGTTAAATTCTCAAACAGAAACAGTACTGTAACAAGTGTATACTTAAAAGAAGCATACAAACTTGGTGCGGAACGCTTCAACTGGGATGCCAAAAAGGCAATGTCAGGACAACGTAACGGTAATAAAGTTATCGGTATTGGTGTCGGTTCTGCTTATCACTCTGCCGGTTCAAACGGCTTTGATGGTCTGGTTTCGATCCGTCCGGATGGCAAACTTTATGTTCACTCTGGTGTTGGTAACCTTGGTACTTATTCATATGCGGGCACATGTCGTGCAGCATCAGAAGTTCTTGGTTCATCATGGGAAAATACAGTTGTTCTTCGTGGTGACAGCCGTCACGGTCTTCCGTGGACACTTGCTCAGTTCGGTAGTAACTCAACATTCACCAACACACGTACCAACTATGCAGCAGCGAATAAAGCAAAAGCAATGCTTCAGGAACTCGCAGCAATGGATCTTGGCGGTGAGCCGGGTGATTATGATGTTGCTGATGAAAAAGTATTCAACACATCGGACAGTTCAAAATCCATGACATTCGCACAAGCTGGACAACGCGCTATTGAGCTTGGCGGTAAGTGGGATGGTTCTGAATATCCTGATAATCTGCATGATGTTACAAAATCAGCCATGAAAATCGTTAAAGGTGTTGGTCTTGTTGCTGCGGCAAAAGATGAAATGCCAAAAGAAGGAAGTGCTGCCGGTATGGCCGCATGCTTCTGTATGATCGAACTTGATACGGATACTGGTAAATACGAACTTCTTGAAATGCAAAACATTGCCGATTGCGGTACTGTTCTTCATCCGCAAGGACTTCAGCAACAGCTTCGTGGTGGTGCCGTAATGGGTATCGGTGAAGCGGTATTTGACCGTATGGTTTACGATCCACAAAACGGACTTTGTGCGACAGTTGGTCTTTATCAGACTAAGCCACCGAGCATTCTTGACGTTCCGTCAACAATTGAAACGGATGCTGTTAACCAACCAGACCCACAAAACCCATTTGGTGTTAAGGGTATTGGTGAGCCGGCCATGGGTAGTGCTGCAGCAGCGCTTCTAAGTGCGATTAGTGATGCAACCGGAACATACTTCAACCGTACACCGGTTGATCCGGACATGATCATCAATGCGCTAAGCGGCCGTGCGCAATCCATTAAACCACTACAAGTAAACGTATAG
- a CDS encoding MipA/OmpV family protein — protein MNRIIILFAFFFSLIAPTFSWAQSEPDDAPNKDQSILTMGVLFEAGTNALIGKERLFPMPFIYYQNKYVTYATNSLMIHPVETGPFQLSAIGAFRVSDIEMSSDDRFDDFERDFAFEAGGHAEYRYRNFSVYGQYLTDVTNAHEGDEITIGVIARKMIDRVHLSLNSGVRYRSSELVNYLYGTTGQKGAPLFPVVELDSGWFGFARLTASIHLKDNWSLLLTAAGENLSESVVLSPVVDKEYTLRGGIGITYTF, from the coding sequence ATGAACCGAATTATCATATTATTTGCTTTTTTCTTCAGTTTAATTGCACCCACTTTTTCTTGGGCACAATCTGAACCTGATGATGCACCAAATAAAGATCAAAGTATTTTAACAATGGGCGTTTTATTTGAAGCAGGCACCAATGCCCTGATCGGAAAAGAAAGACTTTTTCCGATGCCTTTTATCTATTATCAAAATAAGTATGTAACATACGCAACAAATTCATTAATGATCCATCCGGTTGAAACAGGCCCGTTTCAATTATCAGCAATCGGCGCATTCAGGGTTTCCGATATTGAAATGTCATCCGACGACCGTTTCGATGATTTTGAACGCGATTTCGCATTCGAAGCTGGCGGCCACGCAGAATATAGATACCGTAATTTTTCCGTATATGGTCAATACCTAACGGATGTAACCAACGCCCATGAGGGTGATGAAATCACAATCGGCGTAATCGCACGCAAAATGATAGACCGCGTACATTTATCGCTTAACAGTGGTGTACGTTACCGTTCAAGTGAACTTGTGAATTATCTTTATGGTACCACGGGTCAAAAAGGTGCACCTCTTTTCCCTGTGGTTGAACTGGATTCCGGCTGGTTTGGGTTTGCGCGTCTGACTGCAAGCATCCATTTAAAAGACAATTGGTCATTACTTTTGACCGCGGCTGGTGAAAATCTGTCTGAATCTGTGGTACTAAGCCCCGTCGTTGATAAAGAATACACCTTACGCGGCGGCATCGGCATCACATATACATTTTAA
- a CDS encoding alpha/beta hydrolase, whose translation MKLLRILLILPFLITYSAVAADYAKKHTVMADGHPIAVWEKSVDNPKGVILLHHGRTWSSLPDFDLQVDGEDLSLMDGFNERGYSVWAMDARGYGETPRDDTGWNTPNRSSKDISLVIKWLKDRTGDDIHLWGWSMGSMLGHLSAQQYPDNIKSLTLFGYPFPLGATYPEDIPGTEPPREKTTAEAAASDFIVPGSISQKAIDEYVRHSLEADPVRMDWHYQHQYNQVDGTKLPMPVLLLDGEHDPLTHDDAHADLFLKLPNAHKQWVVLKGGDHAALLEKSRNRLIDASVNFMQWIDK comes from the coding sequence ATGAAACTGCTGAGAATTTTATTAATATTACCATTTTTAATTACATACTCAGCAGTGGCGGCGGATTATGCCAAAAAGCATACGGTTATGGCTGATGGTCATCCAATTGCTGTATGGGAAAAATCGGTTGATAACCCAAAGGGTGTGATTCTGCTTCATCATGGTAGGACGTGGAGCTCTTTACCAGATTTCGATTTACAGGTGGACGGTGAAGATCTTTCCTTAATGGACGGATTTAATGAACGCGGCTATAGCGTATGGGCGATGGATGCGCGTGGATACGGTGAAACCCCACGTGATGATACAGGCTGGAATACGCCGAACAGATCATCAAAAGATATCTCGCTTGTTATTAAATGGTTAAAAGACCGTACTGGTGATGATATCCATTTATGGGGTTGGTCAATGGGGTCAATGCTTGGACATTTATCAGCGCAACAATACCCCGATAATATCAAAAGCCTGACATTATTTGGATACCCATTCCCGCTTGGTGCAACATATCCTGAAGATATTCCGGGAACAGAACCACCACGTGAAAAAACAACCGCAGAAGCAGCAGCAAGTGATTTCATCGTGCCGGGTTCAATCAGCCAAAAAGCAATTGATGAATATGTAAGACATTCACTTGAGGCCGACCCGGTTCGTATGGATTGGCATTACCAGCATCAATATAATCAGGTTGACGGTACAAAACTTCCGATGCCTGTGTTGTTACTGGACGGGGAACATGACCCATTAACCCATGATGATGCGCATGCGGATTTATTCCTTAAATTGCCAAATGCCCATAAACAATGGGTGGTATTAAAAGGTGGTGATCATGCAGCGCTTCTGGAAAAATCACGTAACAGACTGATTGATGCATCCGTTAATTTTATGCAGTGGATCGATAAATAA
- a CDS encoding FAD:protein FMN transferase, which yields MDQTRRDIFKAFGVTMGVFLLHGCDRKSTTQELFIWEGYALGADSSIQLYGNDKFEFDAVIQDAVELIKRLEKIFSLYDPTSEISRLNEAGKIDHASPEMIDLINASKEMSRITKGAFDITVQPLWNFYDRYFAGDRSSDFDVEVSNILPLIGSDKIHIEGSSVSFERKGMAISSNGIAQGYITDQVLSLLNDRGYNHALVDIGEYGATGAQYDGSPWRIGLLDPFDQISVADVVDFHKGGLATSGGYGTVFEDSGENHHIFNPATGLSTRSYASVTVLADDATTADALSTAFSAMTMDDIKRVSELVHAKVRLTMRDGEVVWI from the coding sequence ATGGATCAAACAAGAAGAGACATTTTTAAAGCTTTTGGTGTGACTATGGGGGTGTTTTTGCTTCATGGATGTGACAGAAAAAGTACGACTCAGGAGCTTTTTATCTGGGAAGGATATGCCCTTGGTGCAGACAGCAGTATTCAGCTATATGGGAATGACAAATTCGAATTTGATGCTGTTATTCAGGATGCTGTAGAATTAATAAAAAGACTGGAAAAAATATTCAGTCTTTATGATCCTACTTCAGAAATTTCAAGGTTGAATGAGGCTGGTAAAATTGATCATGCATCACCGGAAATGATCGATCTTATTAATGCATCAAAAGAAATGAGCAGGATTACCAAAGGCGCATTTGATATTACAGTGCAACCATTATGGAATTTCTATGATAGATATTTCGCGGGCGATAGATCAAGTGATTTTGATGTGGAAGTTTCTAACATATTGCCCCTGATTGGATCAGACAAAATACATATTGAGGGATCATCCGTATCATTCGAACGTAAAGGTATGGCAATTTCATCAAATGGAATAGCACAAGGATATATTACCGATCAGGTGTTAAGTTTACTGAATGATCGTGGGTATAACCATGCGCTGGTGGATATTGGCGAATATGGGGCCACTGGGGCGCAATATGACGGTTCCCCATGGCGCATTGGTCTGCTTGATCCATTTGATCAGATATCTGTGGCGGATGTTGTGGATTTTCATAAAGGAGGGCTTGCCACATCAGGGGGGTATGGCACCGTGTTTGAAGACAGCGGCGAAAACCATCATATCTTTAATCCTGCAACGGGGTTAAGCACAAGAAGTTATGCTTCTGTTACGGTTCTGGCTGATGATGCAACGACTGCAGATGCACTTTCAACGGCGTTTTCCGCTATGACTATGGATGATATCAAACGTGTTTCTGAATTGGTACATGCAAAAGTCAGATTAACCATGCGTGATGGTGAAGTAGTCTGGATTTGA
- a CDS encoding (2Fe-2S)-binding protein: MQNKFRSDRYDPTGSTERDDVSRRHFIKGVIAAGAVAGTATMVTGCGGSGDSSGGSAAGSVERLITLNVNGMARNVDVAPNETLSHTLRNKLGLTGTKIGCDRGSCGACTVMIDGTTVNSCSVLTHTVRNDEVTTVEGVGGGNGQLHAVQEAMIEELAPQCGFCTPGQVVSGVALLNRNPNPSREDVRQALAGNLCRCGAYNNYVNAIVKAAGRA, encoded by the coding sequence ATGCAAAATAAATTCAGATCAGATCGCTATGATCCGACGGGTAGCACCGAAAGGGATGATGTTTCAAGACGTCATTTCATCAAAGGCGTAATTGCCGCTGGTGCTGTTGCGGGCACAGCGACCATGGTCACCGGCTGTGGAGGCAGCGGTGACAGTTCAGGTGGCAGTGCCGCCGGATCAGTGGAAAGACTTATTACCTTAAACGTGAATGGCATGGCCCGTAATGTGGATGTTGCCCCTAACGAAACACTTTCACATACACTTCGTAACAAACTTGGTCTGACTGGCACAAAAATCGGTTGTGACCGCGGTTCATGCGGCGCTTGTACTGTTATGATCGATGGCACAACAGTGAACAGCTGTTCTGTACTTACACACACAGTTCGTAACGATGAAGTCACAACAGTAGAAGGTGTCGGCGGCGGTAATGGCCAGCTTCACGCAGTGCAGGAAGCCATGATCGAAGAACTTGCGCCACAGTGTGGTTTCTGTACACCTGGTCAGGTTGTTTCCGGTGTGGCTCTTCTTAACCGTAATCCAAACCCATCACGCGAAGATGTTCGTCAGGCGCTTGCCGGCAACCTATGTCGTTGTGGTGCTTATAACAACTATGTTAACGCAATTGTTAAAGCAGCAGGGAGAGCATAA
- a CDS encoding cytochrome b/b6 domain-containing protein: MEDNNERVIRHSGISRLFHWIMAASILVLLFTGLSPVLGIQFEWIEPHWISGVALTIAVLIHIVRSLSLPKLKAMKISPSDFKEFIENGGKVRGGKYSLEQKLMHFAIMVLSLVSLITGWLMLLKIDTPFWERDPFIFSADTWGVLYVLHGFSTLVFVSTVMMHVYFSLRPEKAMYLRSMIKGWMTKEEYEKNHDPDRWNV, from the coding sequence ATGGAAGACAATAACGAAAGAGTCATTCGCCATAGTGGAATAAGCCGACTATTTCACTGGATTATGGCAGCGAGTATACTGGTGCTTTTATTTACCGGATTATCACCTGTGCTGGGTATTCAATTTGAATGGATTGAACCGCACTGGATTTCGGGCGTTGCACTAACGATTGCTGTCCTTATTCATATTGTGCGTTCGTTATCGCTTCCAAAATTAAAAGCCATGAAAATCAGCCCTTCTGATTTTAAAGAATTTATTGAAAATGGTGGCAAGGTTCGTGGTGGAAAATATTCGCTGGAACAAAAGCTTATGCATTTTGCGATCATGGTTTTAAGTCTTGTGTCACTTATTACAGGATGGTTGATGCTTCTTAAAATAGATACGCCGTTTTGGGAACGTGATCCGTTTATTTTTAGCGCTGATACATGGGGTGTTTTATATGTGCTTCACGGCTTTTCAACGCTTGTGTTTGTCAGTACGGTAATGATGCATGTTTATTTCTCACTTCGTCCAGAAAAAGCAATGTACCTAAGGTCAATGATTAAGGGTTGGATGACAAAAGAAGAATATGAAAAGAACCATGATCCAGACCGCTGGAATGTATAA
- a CDS encoding helix-turn-helix domain-containing protein: protein MIILLVTKDDERRDHLIFLSGVFVTTAMWYLNLTLTKTGFFENYPALIGWPTFLVPLFAPTIFFYIHTLSTTRKWHFKNHSYFHWIAGLAVILMDLPHVLSPAESKLANLHMITDQPHSLDPVIAELSYYSNVCTVLLFGFYLVLTIKRLHQHGDRIQHVYSNLGDRTLKWIQVYVLFVVSLLALGISNLLQYSDQYNWILHIICVTGFSIMSLRQKPVFEISNEKITTEQVETTEKAKKKHLSPERRALIAGKLRTAFEKDHLYRDPDLTLRKLSDAVGFSTHHISEALRDDINMNFYDYVNKCRINEACDLLISTDTPTIDIAFEVGFNSRSTFSTAFKKHQNTTPAAYRKGA, encoded by the coding sequence ATGATCATATTACTGGTCACAAAGGATGACGAACGCCGCGATCATTTAATATTTTTAAGTGGGGTTTTTGTCACGACGGCGATGTGGTATTTAAATTTAACGCTTACAAAAACTGGCTTTTTTGAAAACTACCCTGCGCTTATTGGTTGGCCGACATTTTTGGTGCCGTTATTTGCACCAACCATTTTTTTCTACATCCATACATTAAGCACCACACGAAAATGGCATTTTAAAAATCATTCTTATTTCCATTGGATTGCGGGTTTAGCCGTCATATTGATGGACCTTCCCCATGTATTATCGCCAGCGGAAAGTAAACTCGCCAATCTGCACATGATAACGGATCAACCACACAGTCTTGATCCGGTAATTGCCGAACTATCGTATTATTCTAACGTGTGTACAGTGTTGCTTTTCGGGTTTTATCTAGTTTTAACGATAAAAAGGCTGCATCAACATGGTGACAGAATTCAGCATGTATATTCAAATCTTGGTGATCGTACCTTAAAATGGATACAAGTGTATGTGCTTTTTGTTGTATCCTTACTCGCGTTAGGGATCAGCAATCTTCTTCAATATTCCGATCAATACAATTGGATCCTACATATTATTTGTGTCACCGGTTTCAGCATCATGAGCCTACGACAGAAACCTGTTTTCGAAATTTCCAATGAAAAGATCACAACTGAACAAGTTGAAACAACTGAAAAGGCTAAGAAGAAACATTTAAGCCCCGAAAGACGCGCCCTCATTGCCGGAAAATTAAGAACGGCATTTGAAAAAGATCACCTTTACCGTGACCCTGATTTAACATTAAGAAAATTAAGCGATGCAGTCGGTTTTTCCACACACCATATTTCCGAAGCGCTACGCGATGACATTAACATGAATTTCTATGATTATGTTAATAAGTGCCGCATCAATGAAGCATGTGACCTGTTAATATCCACCGACACGCCTACGATTGATATTGCATTTGAGGTCGGTTTCAATTCCCGCTCAACCTTTAGCACTGCCTTCAAAAAACATCAAAACACCACCCCTGCCGCCTATAGAAAAGGTGCGTAA
- a CDS encoding FAD binding domain-containing protein, with product MRDMMPNFNLVQPTDLASAISTLADAGENGWAMAGGQDSLDWFKDRIKRPSTVVDLSGVPGLTGITETADGGVEIGAMTTLTDVENNDIIKSKFGVLAMAAGRVASPQIRNQGTLGGNISQDARCWYYRSGLDCYRAGGNTCYADTPEGMNREHCLFGASRCVAVTPSDTAVAVATLEAEMVIAGPGGERTVPASDFFIGPAIDITRMTVLEPGEVLTTIRIPGKWAGAQFFFEKVADRNTWDFPLVNMASAMKVSGGVIEDITITCGAVECVPKRLNVVEDIVKGSATNEETAELAAGAASRGASPLNYNHFKIPLMENLVKKVIRG from the coding sequence ATGAGAGATATGATGCCAAACTTTAATCTTGTTCAACCTACTGATCTTGCGAGTGCAATCAGTACGCTTGCTGATGCTGGTGAAAATGGTTGGGCGATGGCCGGTGGTCAAGATAGCCTTGATTGGTTTAAAGATCGCATTAAACGTCCATCAACTGTTGTTGATCTTTCTGGCGTACCGGGCCTAACCGGTATTACGGAAACAGCGGACGGCGGTGTTGAAATCGGTGCGATGACAACACTGACTGACGTTGAAAACAACGACATAATCAAATCAAAATTCGGTGTACTTGCCATGGCAGCAGGACGTGTGGCCAGCCCACAAATCCGTAACCAAGGTACACTTGGCGGCAACATCAGCCAAGATGCACGCTGCTGGTATTACCGTAGTGGTCTTGATTGTTACCGCGCAGGTGGTAACACATGTTACGCTGACACACCGGAAGGTATGAACCGCGAGCATTGCTTGTTCGGTGCATCACGCTGTGTTGCGGTAACACCATCTGATACAGCGGTTGCGGTTGCAACACTGGAAGCAGAAATGGTTATTGCAGGTCCGGGCGGTGAACGTACGGTTCCAGCAAGTGACTTTTTCATTGGCCCAGCCATTGATATCACACGCATGACTGTTCTTGAGCCAGGTGAAGTTCTGACAACAATCCGTATTCCTGGGAAATGGGCTGGTGCACAGTTCTTCTTTGAAAAGGTTGCGGATCGTAACACATGGGATTTCCCACTTGTGAACATGGCATCAGCCATGAAAGTATCAGGTGGCGTGATCGAAGACATCACAATCACTTGTGGTGCTGTTGAATGTGTTCCGAAGCGTCTTAATGTTGTTGAAGATATCGTTAAGGGTAGTGCAACAAACGAAGAAACAGCCGAGCTTGCCGCTGGTGCTGCTTCACGTGGTGCATCACCGCTTAACTATAACCACTTTAAAATTCCACTAATGGAAAATCTGGTTAAGAAAGTGATTAGAGGATAA
- a CDS encoding FMN-binding protein, with protein MKKLGIIAAIFVVLGTVNASAQGTFKPAERVYTKTSDYVKSFFNGETPKKATVWVIGDLRDNITEVLNGADSTPVRYRYWRDGGRTLWVLESVARTMPITAGVVVENGEILDISVLVYRENRGYEVQARNHRVQYVGAVLKDSNTLSNPINGISGSTLSVNSMKRMARIALLLHNDVTSDS; from the coding sequence ATGAAAAAGTTAGGCATAATTGCAGCAATTTTCGTCGTACTCGGTACAGTTAACGCTAGTGCACAAGGGACATTCAAACCCGCTGAACGCGTTTACACAAAAACGAGTGATTATGTAAAAAGCTTTTTTAATGGCGAAACCCCGAAAAAAGCCACCGTCTGGGTGATCGGGGATCTTCGCGATAATATTACAGAAGTCCTTAACGGTGCCGACAGTACACCTGTTCGGTACCGTTATTGGCGCGATGGTGGCAGAACGCTTTGGGTGTTAGAGAGCGTTGCCCGTACAATGCCGATTACCGCCGGTGTCGTTGTTGAAAACGGGGAAATCTTAGATATTAGTGTACTGGTATATCGTGAGAACCGCGGTTATGAAGTGCAAGCCCGAAACCACCGCGTCCAATATGTTGGCGCAGTACTTAAAGACAGCAATACTCTTTCTAATCCGATTAACGGAATTTCCGGCTCGACACTATCGGTTAATTCCATGAAACGTATGGCACGAATTGCCCTTCTGCTTCATAATGATGTAACATCAGATAGTTAA
- a CDS encoding undecaprenyl-diphosphate phosphatase — protein sequence MSLLQIIVLAIVQGITEFLPISSSGHLILVPELTNWPDQGLMMDVGVHVGTLGAVILYFRNEVGRLFKSFFKLITFNKEYDALDRNLMWMIILATIPIVVFGGAASALGLTDVWRTIEIIGWTSIIFGVALYFADTKCADKLNLDKICFGHALIIGFAQVLAIIPGTSRSGITMTAARAIGFNRTDAARFSMLLSIPTILAAAILQIKDLIEVGNVTIGTDLLLGAALSFVAALLAIAGLLKWLESSSMTPFVIYRVLLGIGLLAFVYG from the coding sequence TTGAGCCTGCTGCAAATCATAGTCCTTGCCATCGTACAGGGAATTACAGAATTTTTACCGATCAGTTCATCCGGTCATTTGATTTTGGTACCTGAACTCACCAACTGGCCTGATCAAGGTTTAATGATGGATGTGGGAGTTCATGTGGGAACACTCGGCGCCGTGATCCTTTATTTCCGAAACGAGGTCGGACGACTTTTTAAATCATTTTTCAAACTGATTACTTTCAATAAAGAATATGATGCACTTGATCGTAATCTTATGTGGATGATCATTCTTGCGACCATTCCAATTGTTGTTTTTGGCGGTGCTGCATCCGCGCTCGGATTAACCGATGTTTGGCGTACTATTGAAATCATCGGTTGGACATCAATTATATTTGGTGTGGCTCTATATTTTGCCGACACGAAATGTGCGGACAAATTAAACCTTGATAAAATCTGTTTCGGTCATGCTTTAATTATCGGATTTGCACAAGTACTTGCCATAATCCCGGGAACCAGCCGTTCAGGCATTACCATGACAGCGGCACGTGCGATTGGCTTTAACAGAACAGATGCAGCAAGATTTTCAATGTTGCTATCCATCCCGACTATACTTGCTGCGGCAATCTTACAGATTAAAGACCTGATCGAAGTTGGCAATGTGACCATCGGTACGGACCTGCTTCTTGGTGCGGCGCTTTCATTCGTCGCAGCCCTACTTGCCATTGCAGGATTACTGAAATGGCTAGAGAGTTCATCAATGACACCGTTTGTTATCTACCGCGTGCTGCTTGGTATTGGCTTGCTTGCTTTCGTATACGGATAA